In the genome of Streptomyces globosus, one region contains:
- a CDS encoding peptidoglycan-binding domain-containing protein: protein MLAGTGTVVAVGTVALAMGMLSRSVESDTVLLDAKPSAPAASVLPTTPTESASPSAAPTRSASRSASPRASKSASPSPTASAPSTAAAPAAPPTTPSPSRSATGSASPSKAPILRQGDSGPEVEKMQRLLAANGVYRGRITGRFDSRTKEAVAEFQWRNDIYDDGYGVYGPATRKALERTA, encoded by the coding sequence GTGCTGGCGGGCACCGGCACGGTGGTCGCCGTGGGCACGGTGGCGCTGGCGATGGGCATGCTGTCGCGTTCCGTCGAGAGCGACACGGTCCTCCTGGATGCCAAGCCCTCGGCGCCCGCCGCGAGCGTCCTCCCGACGACCCCGACGGAGTCCGCCTCCCCCTCCGCCGCCCCCACCAGGTCGGCGTCCCGCTCCGCGTCTCCGAGGGCGTCGAAGTCGGCGTCCCCGTCACCCACCGCGTCGGCTCCGTCAACCGCCGCGGCCCCGGCCGCACCGCCCACCACGCCGAGCCCCAGCCGTTCGGCGACCGGCTCCGCATCGCCGTCGAAGGCACCCATCCTCCGCCAGGGCGACTCGGGGCCGGAGGTGGAGAAGATGCAGCGGCTCCTGGCGGCCAACGGCGTGTACCGCGGCAGGATCACCGGCCGGTTCGACAGCCGTACCAAGGAAGCCGTCGCGGAATTCCAGTGGCGCAACGACATCTACGACGACGGCTACGGCGTCTACGGGCCCGCCACCCGCAAGGCCCTGGAGCGCACCGCCTGA
- a CDS encoding HAD-IA family hydrolase, with product MPASTTTAPAVLTAKALLLDMDGTLVNSDAVVERCWREWAVSHGLDPEEALKVVHGRQGYATMAILLPDRPMELNHAENAVMLARETADTDGVVPIGGAPEFMRAIAGLPHALVTSADAALASARMEAARLPLPEVRVTAECVEASKPHPEGFLKGAAALGVDPADCIVFEDSAAGIAAGKAAGMRVIGIGPRAAKHSPAAHVPDLASVEVAAAPDGSIHLTLTPAA from the coding sequence ATGCCGGCCAGCACCACCACCGCCCCCGCCGTCCTCACCGCCAAGGCCCTCCTGCTGGACATGGACGGCACCCTGGTCAACTCGGACGCCGTGGTCGAGCGCTGCTGGCGGGAGTGGGCCGTCTCACACGGCCTCGACCCGGAGGAGGCCCTCAAGGTGGTCCACGGCCGGCAGGGCTACGCCACGATGGCGATCCTGCTGCCCGACCGCCCGATGGAGCTCAACCACGCAGAGAACGCGGTGATGCTCGCCCGCGAGACCGCCGACACCGACGGCGTCGTCCCGATCGGCGGGGCTCCGGAGTTCATGCGGGCCATCGCCGGGCTGCCGCACGCCCTGGTCACCTCCGCCGACGCCGCCCTGGCCTCGGCCCGGATGGAAGCCGCCCGGCTGCCGCTGCCCGAGGTGCGCGTCACCGCCGAGTGCGTCGAGGCCAGCAAGCCGCACCCCGAGGGCTTCCTGAAGGGCGCGGCGGCACTGGGTGTCGACCCCGCCGACTGCATCGTCTTCGAGGACTCCGCCGCCGGCATAGCCGCAGGCAAGGCCGCAGGCATGCGCGTGATCGGCATAGGCCCGCGCGCCGCGAAGCACAGCCCCGCGGCCCACGTCCCCGACCTGGCGTCCGTCGAGGTGGCCGCCGCTCCCGACGGCTCGATCCACCTCACCCTCACCCCCGCCGCCTGA